A single genomic interval of Saccharothrix saharensis harbors:
- a CDS encoding TlpA family protein disulfide reductase, whose protein sequence is MSAGARWAVVVLVVAVAAVVALWPRSPDPAEPGAIPTRTAPTVDLDAARGKAALRPCPPGSPDAPGPQPLRGVTVTCLGDGRPVDVASTASGPAVVNFWATWCVPCQEELRVLDAYAREPGAVPVVAVLVESEEADGLELLAKLGVRLPAVADPADGVRRAARAPRTLPLSYVVGADGSLTQVTDPVVFKSVEQVREVVG, encoded by the coding sequence GTGAGCGCGGGAGCGCGGTGGGCCGTCGTCGTCCTGGTGGTGGCGGTGGCGGCTGTCGTCGCGTTGTGGCCCCGCTCACCCGATCCGGCCGAGCCGGGTGCGATCCCGACCCGGACCGCGCCCACCGTGGACCTCGACGCGGCACGCGGCAAGGCGGCGTTGCGGCCGTGCCCCCCGGGCTCGCCGGACGCGCCGGGACCGCAGCCGCTGCGCGGCGTCACGGTGACGTGCCTGGGCGACGGTCGTCCGGTCGACGTGGCGTCCACCGCCTCGGGCCCGGCTGTGGTGAACTTCTGGGCCACCTGGTGCGTTCCCTGCCAGGAGGAGCTCAGGGTCCTCGACGCCTACGCGCGGGAGCCCGGTGCGGTCCCGGTGGTGGCGGTGCTGGTGGAGAGCGAGGAGGCGGACGGCCTGGAGCTGCTGGCGAAACTCGGCGTGCGCCTGCCGGCGGTCGCGGACCCGGCCGACGGGGTGCGCCGGGCCGCCCGGGCGCCCCGGACGCTGCCCCTGAGCTACGTCGTCGGTGCGGACGGCTCGCTGACCCAGGTCACCGATCCCGTCGTGTTCAAGTCGGTCGAGCAGGTGCGCGAGGTGGTCGGATGA
- the nth gene encoding endonuclease III: MAKSAVKQPETRLGLVRRARRMVRVLHQGYPDAHCELDFADPLQLLVAVVLSAQTTDVRVNQVTPALFRRYRAAADYASADRAELEELIRPTGFYRNKATSLIGLGSALVERFGGEVPGRLEDLVTLPGVGRKTANVVLGDAFGVPGITVDTHFGRLVRRWGWTREEDPVKVEHAIGALVERKEWTLLSHRTIFHGRRVCHARTPACGACLLAPLCPSYGIGQVDPVKAQKLVKGDEAPHLIELAERVRAGEKLA, translated from the coding sequence ATGGCCAAGAGCGCGGTGAAGCAGCCGGAGACGAGGCTGGGGTTGGTCCGCCGCGCGCGTCGGATGGTCCGGGTCCTTCATCAGGGCTACCCGGACGCGCACTGCGAGCTGGACTTCGCCGACCCGTTGCAGCTCCTGGTGGCGGTCGTGCTGTCGGCGCAGACGACGGACGTCCGCGTGAACCAGGTCACGCCCGCGCTGTTCCGGCGGTACCGCGCGGCGGCCGACTACGCCTCCGCCGACCGAGCCGAGCTCGAGGAGCTGATCAGGCCGACCGGCTTCTACCGCAACAAGGCGACCTCGTTGATCGGGCTGGGTTCCGCCCTGGTGGAGCGGTTCGGCGGCGAGGTCCCCGGCCGGCTGGAAGACCTCGTCACGCTGCCCGGTGTGGGGCGCAAGACCGCGAACGTGGTGCTGGGTGACGCTTTCGGTGTGCCCGGGATCACGGTCGACACCCACTTCGGCCGGCTGGTCCGCCGCTGGGGCTGGACGCGGGAGGAGGACCCGGTCAAGGTCGAGCACGCGATCGGCGCGCTGGTCGAGCGCAAGGAGTGGACCTTGCTCTCCCACCGCACGATCTTCCACGGCCGCCGCGTGTGCCACGCCCGCACCCCCGCGTGCGGCGCGTGCCTGCTGGCACCGCTGTGCCCGTCCTACGGCATCGGCCAGGTCGACCCGGTCAAGGCGCAGAAGCTGGTCAAGGGTGACGAGGCACCGCACCTGATCGAGCTCGCCGAACGCGTGCGGGCGGGGGAGAAGCTGGCGTGA
- a CDS encoding Crp/Fnr family transcriptional regulator, translated as MDETLARAGIFQGVEQAAAEALAQTLESVEFPRGHVIFAEGEPGDRLYIIQSGKVKIGRKSPDGRENLLGIFGPSDMFGELSIFDPGPRTSTATTVTEVRAVSMDRPALRQWITNRPEIAEQLLRALARRLRRTNSMLADLIFTDVPGRVAKALLQLAQRFGSQEAGLLRVTHDLTQEEIAQFVGASRETVNKALADFAHRGWLRLEGKSVLILDPERLARRAR; from the coding sequence GTGGACGAGACCCTGGCCCGCGCGGGCATTTTCCAGGGGGTTGAACAGGCCGCGGCGGAGGCGCTGGCGCAGACGCTGGAGTCTGTTGAATTCCCGCGTGGCCACGTGATCTTCGCGGAAGGCGAGCCGGGCGACCGGCTCTACATCATCCAGTCCGGCAAGGTGAAGATCGGCCGCAAGTCGCCGGACGGCCGGGAGAACCTGTTGGGGATCTTCGGCCCGTCCGACATGTTCGGCGAGCTGTCGATCTTCGACCCCGGTCCGCGCACGTCCACCGCCACCACGGTGACCGAAGTGCGCGCGGTCAGCATGGACCGCCCAGCACTGCGGCAGTGGATCACCAACCGGCCGGAGATCGCCGAGCAGCTGCTGCGGGCGCTGGCCCGCAGGCTGCGCCGGACGAACTCCATGCTGGCCGACCTGATCTTCACCGACGTGCCCGGCCGCGTGGCCAAGGCGTTGCTGCAGCTCGCGCAGCGCTTCGGCAGCCAGGAAGCCGGTCTGCTGCGGGTCACGCACGACCTGACGCAGGAGGAGATCGCCCAGTTCGTGGGCGCCTCGCGCGAGACGGTGAACAAGGCCCTGGCCGACTTCGCCCACCGCGGTTGGCTGCGGCTGGAGGGCAAGAGCGTGCTGATCCTGGACCCGGAGCGGCTGGCCCGCCGCGCTCGCTGA
- a CDS encoding MFS transporter, with the protein MSHSARLSDYRTALTTPGMRGPVVASLLARLPIAMVGLSLLLYVQRETGSFAAAGLVSASSLVGVAVGSIVQGRLMDRLGPTRPLLGAVALFAVFVALAISAVEAGATLAVLVPVAFLVGLTEPMVGSASRALWSHVLPAGSARLAGYAYEAISMEVFFILGPGLAGLLVTAPWAGTGVVIGAVSMAVGALWFALNPTVRGVRPVAMSRNLLGALASPGMRTVALAALGFGVTIGFIEVAVPAAAAQAGHVGMGGLLLSLWSVSSVLFGILYSMRPFPRAMHLRLPVLLGGFALLSLLLAVPATLVGLGVALFVVGTLITPQATTHSAAIEQVAPAGTATEAFGWVVTAVTVGLAIGQSASGQLVEVYGTGVAFVAAAASGLVIAALVWVFRGTVAAGVPARQDDLALVAP; encoded by the coding sequence ATGTCCCACTCTGCCCGCCTCTCCGACTACCGCACCGCCCTCACCACGCCCGGTATGCGCGGCCCCGTCGTCGCGTCCCTGCTCGCCCGCCTCCCGATCGCGATGGTCGGCCTGTCGCTGCTGCTGTACGTGCAGCGGGAGACCGGCTCGTTCGCCGCGGCGGGCCTGGTGTCGGCGTCGTCCCTGGTGGGCGTCGCGGTCGGGTCGATCGTGCAGGGCAGGCTGATGGACCGGTTGGGGCCCACCCGGCCGCTGCTCGGCGCGGTGGCGCTGTTCGCGGTGTTCGTGGCGCTGGCGATCAGCGCGGTCGAGGCGGGCGCGACGCTGGCCGTGCTGGTGCCGGTCGCGTTCCTGGTCGGGCTCACCGAGCCGATGGTCGGCTCCGCGTCGCGCGCCCTGTGGTCGCACGTGCTGCCCGCCGGGTCCGCGCGGCTGGCCGGGTACGCCTACGAGGCGATCAGCATGGAGGTGTTCTTCATCCTCGGCCCCGGCCTGGCCGGGCTGCTGGTCACGGCGCCGTGGGCGGGGACCGGCGTGGTGATCGGCGCGGTGTCGATGGCGGTCGGCGCGCTGTGGTTCGCGTTGAACCCGACGGTGCGCGGCGTCCGCCCGGTGGCGATGAGCCGCAACCTGCTCGGGGCGCTGGCGTCACCCGGGATGCGCACGGTCGCGTTGGCGGCGTTGGGCTTCGGCGTGACCATCGGGTTCATCGAGGTGGCCGTGCCCGCCGCGGCGGCGCAGGCCGGTCACGTCGGCATGGGCGGTCTGCTGCTGAGCCTGTGGTCGGTGAGCTCGGTGCTGTTCGGCATCCTGTACTCGATGAGGCCGTTCCCGCGGGCGATGCACCTGCGGCTGCCCGTGCTGCTGGGCGGGTTCGCGCTGCTGTCGCTGCTGCTCGCCGTGCCCGCGACGCTGGTCGGCCTGGGTGTCGCGCTGTTCGTGGTCGGCACCCTGATCACGCCGCAGGCCACCACCCACTCGGCCGCGATCGAGCAGGTCGCGCCCGCCGGGACGGCCACCGAGGCGTTCGGCTGGGTGGTGACGGCGGTGACGGTCGGGTTGGCGATCGGCCAGTCGGCCAGCGGTCAGCTCGTCGAGGTCTACGGCACCGGCGTGGCGTTCGTCGCGGCGGCGGCCTCCGGCCTGGTGATCGCGGCGCTCGTGTGGGTCTTCCGCGGCACGGTCGCGGCCGGCGTCCCCGCGCGCCAGGACGACCTCGCCCTCGTCGCACCGTGA
- the dnaN gene encoding DNA polymerase III subunit beta yields the protein MDLTATTTDLAAAAADVARLLPTRVYDPVLAGLVLRAAGGEVELAGSDREHAVRLTRAATVHTDGAVVVPARPLAETLRSLEDPQVRLVVEGSRLAVRTSTARFALPLLDLASHPGIPPLPPAAGVLPARTLTAALTPVSSAASKDDALPMFTGVRLHSAPGGRLELIATDRYRMAFASLPWAPAGELDVLAPAVVLAEASRQPDRAAEVTVHADADRIALSWAGGSVSTALLAAPFPDDRVRKLLEAVIESTVVVEADVLAGAVRRAVPYAGPHGSVTIQVDDGELRVRGSDPQSGESEESVKATIDGNRITKTFQARYLSDALRAFGGRRVELRIQDGLRSTVLTSRPGEDGVALTYLVVPLRTVS from the coding sequence ATGGACCTGACCGCCACCACCACCGACCTCGCCGCCGCCGCTGCCGACGTCGCCCGCCTGCTCCCGACCAGGGTCTACGACCCGGTGCTGGCGGGGTTGGTGCTGCGCGCCGCCGGCGGCGAGGTCGAGCTGGCGGGCAGCGACCGCGAGCACGCGGTCCGCCTGACCCGCGCCGCGACCGTCCACACCGACGGTGCGGTGGTCGTCCCCGCCCGCCCGCTGGCCGAGACGCTGCGCAGCCTGGAAGACCCGCAGGTGCGCCTGGTGGTCGAGGGTTCCCGCCTGGCCGTGCGCACGTCCACGGCCCGCTTCGCCCTGCCGCTCCTGGACCTGGCGTCCCACCCGGGCATCCCGCCCCTCCCGCCCGCCGCGGGCGTGCTCCCGGCCCGCACCCTGACCGCCGCCCTCACCCCGGTCTCGTCGGCCGCGTCGAAGGACGACGCGCTGCCGATGTTCACCGGGGTGCGGTTGCACAGCGCCCCGGGCGGTCGCCTGGAACTGATCGCCACCGACCGCTACCGGATGGCGTTCGCCTCGCTGCCGTGGGCGCCGGCGGGGGAGCTGGACGTGCTGGCGCCGGCGGTGGTGCTGGCCGAGGCGTCCCGGCAACCGGACCGTGCGGCGGAGGTCACGGTGCACGCGGACGCGGACCGGATCGCCCTGTCGTGGGCGGGCGGGAGCGTGAGCACGGCGCTGCTGGCGGCGCCGTTCCCCGACGACCGAGTGCGGAAGTTGTTGGAGGCGGTCATCGAGAGCACGGTGGTGGTGGAGGCCGATGTGCTGGCCGGCGCGGTGCGCCGGGCGGTCCCGTACGCCGGGCCGCACGGTTCGGTCACCATCCAGGTGGACGACGGCGAGCTGCGGGTGCGGGGCAGCGACCCGCAGAGCGGCGAGTCCGAGGAGTCCGTCAAGGCCACGATCGACGGCAACCGGATCACCAAGACCTTCCAGGCGAGGTACCTGTCCGACGCCCTGCGCGCCTTCGGCGGCCGCCGCGTGGAGCTGCGCATCCAGGACGGCCTGCGCTCGACCGTGCTGACGAGCCGACCGGGCGAGGACGGTGTGGCACTCACCTACCTGGTCGTGCCCCTCCGAACCGTCTCCTAG
- a CDS encoding winged helix-turn-helix transcriptional regulator, which produces MTNQTVSAGLRTAPRPPASATAWSGDPHGEVDHPVPTCPVEVTLRALRGRWTTLVVRELFAGERTFGDLATALPALSDKVLADRLAQLVTTGVVVRVREPGWPTRVRYSLTARGRALREVLEAMWAWGLGATGAAAPPGGADPVALRG; this is translated from the coding sequence GTGACCAACCAAACGGTGAGTGCCGGCCTTCGCACCGCACCTCGCCCACCCGCCTCCGCCACCGCGTGGTCGGGCGACCCCCACGGCGAAGTCGACCACCCGGTGCCGACCTGCCCGGTCGAGGTGACGTTGCGGGCGTTGCGGGGGCGGTGGACGACGTTGGTGGTGCGGGAGCTGTTCGCGGGCGAGCGGACGTTCGGCGACCTGGCCACCGCGCTGCCGGCGTTGTCGGACAAGGTGCTCGCCGACCGGCTCGCGCAGCTCGTCACGACCGGCGTCGTGGTGCGGGTGCGCGAGCCGGGATGGCCCACCCGGGTCCGGTACTCCCTCACCGCCCGCGGGCGGGCGCTGCGTGAGGTCCTGGAAGCCATGTGGGCCTGGGGTCTCGGGGCGACGGGGGCCGCTGCGCCCCCGGGCGGCGCAGACCCCGTCGCGCTCCGGGGCTAG
- a CDS encoding YybH family protein: MIARTPEELPALFAEAFNEGDPSGLHEPGARPDELDGHLELRDRMTVVTRKVITRGDLALLIVDWSIGDVTGTATDVARRGPDGGWRYAIDNPSGVA, translated from the coding sequence ATGATCGCGCGTACCCCCGAAGAGTTGCCCGCCCTGTTCGCCGAGGCCTTCAACGAGGGTGACCCGAGTGGCCTCCACGAGCCCGGTGCCCGGCCGGATGAGCTGGACGGGCACCTCGAGCTCCGCGATCGAATGACTGTCGTCACCCGGAAGGTGATCACAAGAGGTGACTTGGCCTTGCTGATCGTCGACTGGAGCATCGGCGACGTCACCGGCACCGCCACCGACGTCGCCCGCCGCGGCCCCGATGGTGGTTGGCGGTATGCGATCGACAACCCGTCAGGCGTCGCGTAG
- a CDS encoding MBL fold metallo-hydrolase: protein MSGLAYGVLREVTPTASVLLAENPGVMTLDGTNTWVLRAPGSASCVVVDPGPADPVHLGRIASQAPVEVVLLTHGHPDHSEGARSFGRQVDAPVRSVDPAFRLGGEGLAEGDVISAAGLSIRVLPTPGHTADSVCFLLDDAVLTGDTVLGRGTTVVAHPDGRLGDYLESLRLLTTLPAGTIGLPGHGPELPDVVAAAGGYLVHREQRLAQVRAAVAALGGAPTAREVVEVVYADVDRSLWPAAEWSVRAQLEYLRDA, encoded by the coding sequence GTGAGCGGGTTGGCGTACGGGGTGTTGCGGGAGGTCACGCCCACGGCTTCGGTGCTGTTGGCGGAGAACCCCGGCGTGATGACGTTGGACGGGACGAACACGTGGGTCCTGCGGGCGCCCGGGTCGGCGTCGTGCGTGGTCGTCGATCCGGGGCCGGCGGATCCGGTGCACCTCGGGCGGATCGCGTCGCAGGCGCCGGTGGAGGTCGTGCTGTTGACGCACGGTCATCCCGATCATTCGGAAGGGGCACGTTCGTTCGGGCGACAGGTCGATGCGCCCGTGCGGTCGGTCGACCCGGCGTTCCGGTTGGGTGGGGAGGGGCTGGCGGAGGGGGACGTGATCTCGGCGGCCGGGTTGTCGATCCGGGTGTTGCCGACACCGGGGCACACGGCGGACTCGGTGTGCTTCTTGTTGGACGACGCGGTGTTGACCGGGGACACGGTGCTCGGGCGGGGGACGACGGTGGTGGCCCACCCGGACGGGCGGCTCGGTGACTACCTGGAGTCGTTGCGGCTGTTGACCACGCTTCCGGCGGGCACGATCGGGTTGCCGGGGCATGGGCCGGAACTGCCGGACGTGGTGGCGGCGGCCGGCGGGTACCTGGTGCACCGGGAGCAGCGGTTGGCGCAGGTCCGGGCGGCGGTGGCGGCGTTGGGCGGTGCGCCGACGGCACGTGAGGTGGTCGAGGTGGTGTACGCCGACGTGGACCGTTCGCTGTGGCCGGCGGCCGAGTGGTCCGTGCGGGCGCAGCTCGAGTACCTACGCGACGCCTGA
- a CDS encoding NUDIX hydrolase produces MRELPEDLVLPGHLAPVDFTGPPVQPRDAATVVLVRDGAAGLEAFLLRRVAGMAFAGGMTVFPGGGVDRRDADTSVAWSGPPPSWWASRFGCSVELATALVCAAVRETFEESGVLLAGPSSSTVVGDTGVFAAARAALVARELSLAQFLAAEGLVLRADLLRPWANWLTPVEEPRRYDTYFFVAVLPSGQRADGATTEASDAAWQRPADAMAEWKAGRRALMPPTWVTLAELDELGTVAAVLAEPRTVSKVIPKLVREGDVLRVVVP; encoded by the coding sequence GTGCGCGAACTCCCCGAGGATCTGGTGCTGCCCGGTCACCTGGCGCCCGTGGACTTCACCGGGCCGCCCGTGCAGCCGCGTGACGCGGCGACCGTGGTGCTGGTGCGTGACGGCGCGGCCGGGCTGGAGGCGTTCCTGCTGCGGCGGGTCGCCGGGATGGCCTTCGCCGGGGGGATGACGGTGTTCCCCGGTGGCGGGGTCGACCGGCGTGACGCGGACACGTCCGTGGCGTGGAGCGGGCCGCCGCCGTCGTGGTGGGCGTCCCGGTTCGGGTGCTCGGTGGAGCTGGCGACGGCGTTGGTGTGCGCGGCGGTGCGGGAGACGTTCGAGGAGTCCGGGGTGCTGCTGGCCGGGCCGTCGTCGTCCACGGTGGTCGGTGACACCGGCGTGTTCGCCGCGGCGCGGGCGGCGTTGGTGGCGCGGGAGCTGTCGTTGGCGCAGTTCCTGGCGGCGGAGGGGTTGGTGCTGCGGGCCGACCTGCTGCGGCCGTGGGCGAACTGGTTGACGCCCGTGGAGGAGCCGCGGCGGTACGACACGTACTTCTTCGTCGCCGTGCTGCCGTCGGGGCAGCGGGCCGACGGGGCGACCACGGAGGCGTCGGACGCGGCGTGGCAGCGGCCGGCCGACGCGATGGCGGAGTGGAAGGCCGGGCGGCGGGCGTTGATGCCGCCCACTTGGGTGACGTTGGCGGAGTTGGACGAGCTGGGGACGGTGGCGGCGGTGCTCGCGGAGCCGCGGACGGTGTCGAAGGTGATCCCGAAGCTGGTGCGGGAGGGTGACGTGCTGCGGGTGGTCGTGCCGTGA
- a CDS encoding Gfo/Idh/MocA family protein: MDRVDEQLRVGLIGAGPWATAVHAPGIADHPGTRLTTVWARREEAAAELAGAHGATVAKTPQDLISEVDAVAFAVPPEVQAEIATRAAEQGRHLVLEKPIAGTLEDAERLADAVKANGVASLVVLTKRYTPETREQLAQLEQQGGWVGGSARWLNGALLGGPFSNSPWRHERGPLDDIGPHAFDLLDATLGTITDVVAANESERGVWQIVFRHEGGATSVATMTMTLPLNPSIAEVIVYGEHGHRVLADRGTTALQAFTNLLDDFVAMVDSGTTEHPLDVRRGLHLQRIIDLARRKAEA; this comes from the coding sequence ATGGACCGAGTGGACGAACAGCTGCGCGTAGGACTCATCGGTGCCGGCCCGTGGGCGACCGCGGTGCACGCACCGGGCATCGCCGACCACCCGGGCACCCGCCTGACGACCGTCTGGGCTCGCCGGGAGGAGGCGGCCGCCGAGCTGGCCGGGGCGCACGGCGCGACCGTCGCCAAGACCCCTCAGGACCTGATCTCGGAGGTCGACGCGGTCGCGTTCGCCGTGCCGCCGGAGGTGCAGGCCGAGATCGCGACCCGGGCCGCCGAGCAGGGCAGGCACCTGGTCCTGGAGAAGCCGATCGCGGGCACCCTGGAGGACGCCGAACGGCTCGCCGACGCCGTCAAGGCGAACGGTGTCGCGTCCCTGGTGGTCCTCACCAAGCGCTACACCCCGGAGACCCGGGAACAGCTTGCCCAGCTCGAACAACAGGGCGGTTGGGTCGGCGGCAGCGCGCGCTGGCTCAACGGAGCGCTCCTCGGCGGTCCGTTCTCGAACTCGCCGTGGCGGCACGAGCGGGGTCCGTTGGACGACATCGGTCCGCACGCGTTCGACCTGCTCGACGCGACCCTGGGCACGATCACGGACGTCGTCGCGGCGAACGAGTCCGAGCGCGGGGTGTGGCAGATCGTGTTCCGGCACGAGGGCGGGGCGACGAGCGTGGCCACGATGACCATGACGTTGCCGCTCAACCCGAGCATCGCCGAGGTGATCGTCTACGGCGAGCACGGCCACCGGGTGCTGGCCGACCGGGGTACGACGGCGTTGCAGGCGTTCACGAACCTGCTGGACGACTTCGTGGCCATGGTGGACAGCGGCACGACCGAGCACCCGCTGGACGTCCGCCGCGGCCTGCACCTGCAGCGGATCATCGACTTGGCGCGCAGGAAGGCGGAGGCGTGA
- a CDS encoding tetratricopeptide repeat protein, producing the protein MRYRTDPETLREVPEDPDGLTAWLDRQRPTTHAEWTEVGQAARLLHRLDEAEHAFRQADDTPATRLRLAHVHQWQGRFTEADRAFADLLDHPVLGHFAHQHAGKSRYDQGDWRAAERHFQAALDLRGDPELRASSELALDAANACATAAEVAVELHRLIPPVHRHGVRYLHGERPPHAPVLADLASVLAHGPMPLRAVQDVHRYHPHLDAALADADWLVVEDGKVIATPRCRAFLEMVNEAHTRAAADLWPSPPAIKVPPVDHPMSAAHTGDTPGARLFDQLRALRQHRGDAHAAAWADEGIEVRDLPADDPVRRRVEAATDRRAARPYRPLTRDDRAELRDDLKNL; encoded by the coding sequence GTGAGGTACCGGACGGACCCGGAGACGTTGCGCGAGGTCCCCGAAGACCCGGACGGCTTGACGGCCTGGCTGGACCGGCAACGCCCGACCACGCACGCGGAGTGGACCGAGGTCGGCCAGGCCGCACGTCTCCTCCACCGCCTGGACGAGGCGGAGCACGCGTTCCGGCAGGCCGACGACACCCCGGCGACGCGGCTGCGGTTGGCGCACGTGCACCAGTGGCAGGGCCGGTTCACCGAGGCCGACCGGGCGTTCGCCGACCTGCTCGACCACCCGGTCCTCGGCCACTTCGCCCACCAGCACGCGGGCAAGTCGCGCTACGACCAGGGCGACTGGCGTGCCGCCGAACGGCACTTCCAAGCCGCCCTCGACCTGCGTGGGGATCCGGAGCTGCGGGCGTCGAGCGAGCTGGCGCTGGACGCGGCAAACGCTTGCGCCACGGCCGCCGAGGTCGCCGTGGAGCTGCACCGGCTGATCCCGCCCGTACACCGGCACGGCGTGCGCTACCTGCACGGCGAACGCCCGCCGCACGCGCCGGTCCTGGCCGACCTGGCGAGCGTCCTCGCCCACGGCCCGATGCCGTTGCGAGCCGTGCAGGACGTGCACCGCTACCACCCGCACCTGGACGCCGCGCTGGCCGACGCGGACTGGCTGGTGGTCGAGGACGGCAAGGTCATCGCCACGCCGCGGTGCCGCGCGTTCCTGGAGATGGTCAACGAGGCGCACACGAGGGCCGCCGCCGACCTGTGGCCGTCACCGCCGGCGATCAAGGTCCCACCGGTGGACCACCCGATGAGCGCCGCCCACACCGGCGACACGCCCGGAGCACGCCTGTTCGACCAGCTCAGGGCCTTGCGGCAGCACCGGGGCGACGCGCATGCCGCCGCGTGGGCCGACGAGGGCATCGAGGTCCGGGACCTGCCCGCCGACGACCCGGTCCGCCGCCGGGTCGAAGCCGCCACGGACCGCAGAGCAGCTCGGCCCTACCGCCCCCTCACCAGGGACGACAGGGCCGAGCTGCGGGACGACCTGAAGAACCTCTAG
- a CDS encoding RidA family protein, which produces MSWTARLAELGVELPPVAAPVAAYVPAVRTGQLVYTSGQLPFVQGSLAATGKVGGDISPEEAKAHARTCALNALAAIDALVGLDSVTRVVKLTGFVASADGFTGQPAVVNGASDLLGEVFGEAGQHARAAVGVAELPLGAPVEVDLIVEIGE; this is translated from the coding sequence ATGAGTTGGACGGCACGTCTGGCCGAGTTGGGTGTCGAACTGCCCCCGGTCGCGGCGCCGGTCGCGGCCTACGTGCCCGCCGTGCGCACCGGGCAGCTCGTCTACACCTCCGGGCAGCTGCCCTTCGTCCAGGGCTCCCTCGCGGCCACCGGCAAGGTCGGCGGCGACATCAGCCCCGAGGAGGCCAAGGCCCACGCCCGCACGTGCGCGCTGAACGCGTTGGCCGCCATCGACGCGCTGGTCGGGCTGGACTCCGTGACCCGCGTGGTCAAGCTGACCGGCTTCGTCGCCTCCGCCGACGGCTTCACCGGCCAGCCCGCCGTGGTCAACGGCGCGTCCGACCTGCTCGGCGAGGTGTTCGGCGAGGCCGGGCAGCACGCTCGGGCCGCGGTCGGCGTCGCCGAGCTGCCGCTGGGCGCGCCGGTCGAGGTGGATCTGATCGTCGAGATCGGGGAGTGA
- a CDS encoding DUF4177 domain-containing protein — protein MQKWEYATVPLLIHATKAILDQWGADGWELVTVLPNPSGEQHVAYLKRPKA, from the coding sequence ATGCAGAAGTGGGAGTACGCGACCGTCCCGCTGTTGATCCACGCCACCAAGGCGATCCTGGACCAGTGGGGTGCGGACGGCTGGGAGCTGGTCACCGTGCTGCCGAACCCGAGCGGTGAGCAGCACGTCGCCTACCTGAAGCGGCCCAAGGCATGA
- a CDS encoding DUF397 domain-containing protein — translation MIGQTWRKSSRSGSDAQCVELAVTDRVTGVRDTKNRDGGTLVFGAKAFAAFLADVKQARI, via the coding sequence ATGATCGGCCAGACATGGCGCAAGAGCAGCAGGAGCGGTTCCGACGCCCAGTGCGTCGAGTTGGCGGTGACGGACCGGGTCACCGGGGTGCGGGACACCAAGAACCGGGACGGCGGGACGCTGGTGTTCGGGGCGAAGGCGTTCGCCGCGTTCCTCGCGGACGTGAAGCAGGCTCGTATCTGA
- a CDS encoding helix-turn-helix domain-containing protein — protein MAIGSTRGKRRLGRHIRPILDRSGLKVDEVVKQSRVSRPTITRMLSGEALARWPALSMVLDVIGATPEEKTRALQLWEVADVDPYAIEHARDLPAGYKRLRMDELEAVRERTLDSALVPGLLQTAGYAEALARAARRRIVGEGWDSHAAAERFDRQAALTRDNPVEYHALIDEAALRRLVGGPGVMAEQLDHLVAMAGRPNVTIQVLPYAAGAYGAQVGAMFLLDFDQSDEPRAAYVEALTGMVPVEDEEAEVLSAVWDDAARLALTAQDSVSLIGAVRQRLGDR, from the coding sequence ATGGCTATCGGCTCGACGCGGGGCAAGCGCCGCCTCGGACGTCACATCCGCCCGATCCTGGACAGGTCCGGCCTGAAGGTGGACGAGGTGGTCAAGCAGTCGCGCGTGTCCCGCCCGACGATCACCCGGATGCTGTCCGGCGAGGCCTTGGCGCGCTGGCCCGCGCTGTCGATGGTGCTCGACGTCATCGGCGCGACCCCGGAGGAGAAGACGCGGGCGCTCCAGCTCTGGGAGGTCGCCGACGTCGACCCGTACGCCATCGAGCACGCCCGCGACCTGCCCGCCGGCTACAAGCGCCTGCGGATGGACGAGTTGGAGGCGGTGCGGGAACGCACCCTCGACTCGGCGTTGGTCCCCGGGCTGCTCCAGACCGCCGGCTACGCCGAGGCCCTCGCGCGTGCCGCGCGTCGGCGGATCGTCGGCGAGGGCTGGGACTCGCACGCGGCGGCCGAGCGATTCGACCGACAGGCGGCTCTGACGAGGGACAACCCGGTCGAGTACCACGCCCTGATCGACGAAGCCGCGCTCCGCCGCCTGGTCGGTGGCCCCGGGGTGATGGCCGAGCAGTTGGACCACCTCGTGGCCATGGCGGGGCGGCCGAACGTGACGATCCAGGTCCTGCCCTACGCGGCCGGGGCTTACGGAGCCCAGGTCGGGGCGATGTTCCTGCTCGACTTCGACCAGTCGGACGAGCCGCGCGCCGCCTATGTGGAAGCCCTGACCGGGATGGTGCCCGTAGAAGATGAAGAGGCCGAGGTGCTGTCAGCGGTCTGGGACGACGCTGCGCGCCTCGCGCTCACGGCGCAGGACTCCGTGAGCCTCATCGGGGCAGTACGGCAGAGGCTGGGAGACAGATGA